Proteins from a genomic interval of Candidatus Rubidus massiliensis:
- a CDS encoding flavoprotein, family, with the protein MSKRIGIIGGGAAGFFGALAVAEANPQYEVIIFEKAKQVLSKVRISGGGRCNVTHACFTPSELIRFYPRGHKELLGPFHRFQPKDTINWFEKRGVLLKTEEDGRMFPISDNSETIIQCFLSEMKRLKVKLEVESSIEKIENQAEGFLLKRRNKADIFCDKLLLATGSSNKLWEIVQEMGHTIEPPVPSLFTFHIDNFSLIDLAGLSVNGVKASLENSALTQMGPILITHWGFSGPAILKLSAWGARFLHDCQYKAKLKINWLPQQKHQEIKELLQEGKKVFNAKLIGNENPFNLPKNIWKKFTMDCVPSEKKWIALSNAEIEKICQKLQNDTYVINGKSTNKDEFVTCGGIKLEEVNFKTMESNLIPNLYFAGEVLNIDGVTGGFNFQNAWTTSWIAAQAMAK; encoded by the coding sequence ATGTCAAAACGTATTGGTATTATAGGCGGCGGCGCAGCAGGTTTTTTTGGTGCATTAGCAGTAGCAGAGGCTAACCCTCAATATGAAGTTATCATCTTTGAAAAAGCAAAACAAGTGTTATCTAAGGTAAGAATTTCGGGAGGTGGTCGGTGTAATGTAACGCATGCTTGTTTTACTCCAAGTGAGCTAATCCGTTTTTACCCAAGAGGCCATAAAGAATTGCTCGGTCCTTTTCACCGTTTTCAACCAAAAGATACAATTAATTGGTTTGAAAAAAGAGGTGTCCTTTTGAAAACAGAAGAGGATGGACGTATGTTTCCTATTTCTGATAACTCTGAAACGATTATTCAATGTTTTTTATCCGAAATGAAGCGCTTAAAAGTGAAATTAGAAGTTGAGTCTTCTATCGAAAAAATCGAAAATCAGGCAGAGGGTTTTCTTTTAAAAAGACGCAATAAAGCTGATATTTTTTGTGATAAATTATTATTAGCAACGGGAAGTTCAAATAAACTTTGGGAAATTGTGCAAGAAATGGGCCATACCATTGAGCCACCAGTTCCTTCGTTATTTACGTTTCATATAGATAACTTTTCTCTTATTGATTTAGCCGGCTTAAGTGTGAATGGAGTAAAAGCTTCCTTAGAGAATAGTGCCTTAACTCAAATGGGGCCCATCTTAATTACACATTGGGGCTTTAGTGGTCCAGCTATATTAAAGTTGTCTGCGTGGGGAGCGCGGTTTTTACATGATTGTCAATACAAGGCAAAACTTAAAATCAATTGGCTGCCTCAACAAAAACATCAGGAAATTAAAGAGTTGTTACAAGAGGGAAAAAAGGTTTTTAACGCAAAATTAATAGGGAATGAAAATCCCTTTAATCTTCCTAAAAATATCTGGAAAAAATTCACAATGGATTGTGTACCATCCGAAAAAAAATGGATTGCTTTATCCAATGCGGAAATTGAAAAAATCTGTCAAAAACTGCAAAACGATACTTATGTTATCAATGGAAAAAGCACTAATAAAGATGAATTTGTAACTTGCGGAGGAATCAAGTTAGAAGAAGTCAATTTTAAAACGATGGAAAGCAACTTAATTCCCAATCTTTATTTTGCAGGAGAAGTGTTAAATATAGACGGGGTAACAGGTGGCTTTAATTTTCAAAATGCTTGGACTACCTCTTGGATTGCAGCACAAGCTATGGCAAAGTAA
- the hemF gene encoding Coproporphyrinogen-III oxidase, aerobic, whose translation MKAKKELIITYLKNLRDAIINAFETLEPNFKFQRTTWDHATGGGGEISLIRGDTFEKAAVNWSGVFGEKYPLNDAMGPFFATGISLITHMKNPHAPTVHMNLRYIETQSEYWLGGGYDQTPMLEHPYVEDIDHFHNVAKNALDIFDVNLYPLFSKNAKEYFYLPHRKKERGIGGIFFDHYNTGDEEQDFALWKNLGDTFLDAIMPIYKRRIQTPYTNEERLKQLQLRGHYAEFNLLYDRGTRFGIQSGGNPEAIFCSLPPTVNW comes from the coding sequence ATGAAAGCGAAAAAAGAATTAATCATCACATATTTGAAAAACTTAAGGGACGCTATTATAAACGCTTTCGAAACATTGGAGCCAAATTTTAAATTTCAAAGAACGACATGGGATCATGCAACAGGTGGTGGTGGTGAAATTTCACTTATAAGAGGTGATACCTTTGAAAAAGCAGCTGTCAATTGGTCAGGCGTGTTTGGAGAAAAATATCCTTTAAATGATGCTATGGGTCCTTTTTTTGCTACAGGAATTAGTTTAATTACACATATGAAAAATCCTCATGCACCAACTGTTCATATGAATTTACGCTATATAGAAACTCAGTCTGAATATTGGCTTGGAGGAGGATATGATCAAACGCCCATGTTGGAGCACCCTTATGTAGAAGATATCGATCATTTTCACAATGTAGCAAAAAATGCCTTAGACATTTTTGATGTAAATCTTTATCCTCTTTTTTCAAAAAACGCAAAAGAATACTTTTATCTTCCCCATCGGAAAAAAGAGCGAGGGATTGGGGGTATTTTTTTTGATCATTATAATACAGGGGATGAGGAACAAGATTTTGCTCTTTGGAAAAACTTAGGTGACACGTTTTTAGATGCAATAATGCCCATCTATAAAAGGAGAATACAAACTCCTTATACTAACGAGGAAAGGTTAAAGCAATTGCAATTGCGCGGCCACTACGCCGAATTTAATTTGCTTTATGATCGAGGCACTCGTTTTGGAATACAATCTGGGGGTAATCCAGAGGCTATTTTTTGTTCCTTGCCTCCAACTGTTAACTGGTAA
- a CDS encoding hypothetical protein (T786P28D) produces the protein MAKNPLTRSFFDPFFRFPQLFEEDFKEKFYQEMTDISIYEDDQFICVEVPLAGFRKENIDISFENGLLWIKAEKTQEDNDKERKYYCKSISSYSRRITIPGHYDESKDPQASFENGILLIQFPKGNKHQTKKISLK, from the coding sequence ATGGCTAAAAACCCCTTAACTCGTTCTTTTTTTGATCCTTTTTTTCGATTTCCTCAATTATTTGAAGAGGATTTTAAAGAAAAATTTTATCAAGAAATGACGGATATTAGCATTTATGAAGACGATCAATTCATTTGTGTAGAAGTACCCTTAGCAGGATTTAGAAAAGAGAATATAGATATTTCTTTTGAAAATGGACTTCTTTGGATAAAAGCTGAAAAGACACAAGAAGATAATGATAAAGAACGAAAATATTACTGTAAGTCTATTAGCAGTTATTCAAGAAGAATTACCATTCCAGGTCATTATGATGAATCAAAAGATCCTCAAGCTTCATTTGAAAATGGTATTCTTCTCATCCAGTTTCCTAAAGGTAACAAACATCAAACCAAAAAAATATCTTTGAAATAA